In Balaenoptera musculus isolate JJ_BM4_2016_0621 chromosome 19, mBalMus1.pri.v3, whole genome shotgun sequence, one genomic interval encodes:
- the B3GNT9 gene encoding UDP-GlcNAc:betaGal beta-1,3-N-acetylglucosaminyltransferase 9, with product MRRRLRLRGEASLTLLLGAALGLLLYAQRDGAAPTTSAPGAQGRAAPGPTPGLRVFQAPDAGAAPPAYEEDTPEPPTPTGPFDFGRYLRAKDQRRFPLLINQPHKCRGNGAPPGGPDLLIAVKSVAADFERRQAVRQTWGAEGRVQGALVRRVFLLGVPRGAGTDGADAEGAGTRTHWSALLRAESRAYADILLWAFDDTFFNLTLKEIHFLAWASAYCPDVRFVFKGDADVFVHVGNLLEFLGPRDPEQDLLAGDVIVQARPIRVRASKYYIPEAVYGLPAYPAYAGGGGFVLSGATLRRLAGACSQVELFPIDDVFLGMCLQRLRLTPEPHPAFRTFGIPRPSAAPHLRTFDPCFYRELVVVHGLSAADIWLMWHLLHRPHGPACARPWPVAAGPFQWGP from the coding sequence ATGAGGCGGAGGCTGCGCCTACGCGGAGAAGCGTCGCTCACGCTGCTCCTCGGCGCCGCCCTCGGCCTCCTGCTCTATGCGCAGCGCGATGGCGCGGCCCCGACGACGAGCGCGCCGGGAGCTCAAGGGAGGGCGGCGCCGGGGCCCACCCCGGGGCTCCGTGTATTTCAGGCGCCGGACGCAGGCGCAGCCCCGCCGGCCTACGAAGAGGATACGCCGGAGCCGCCCACGCCCACGGGACCCTTTGACTTCGGCCGCTATCTGCGAGCCAAGGACCAGCGGCGCTTCCCTCTCCTCATTAACCAGCCGCACAAGTGCCGAGGAAATGGCGCACCCCCCGGCGGACCCGACCTGCTCATCGCCGTCAAGTCGGTGGCTGCGGACTTCGAGCGGCGCCAAGCCGTGCGCCAGACGTGGGGTGCTGAGGGTCGCGTGCAGGGGGCGCTAGTGCGCCGGGTGTTTTTGCTGGGCGTGCCCCGGGGCGCGGGCACAGACGGGGCAGACGCGGAGGGGGCGGGCACTCGAACGCACTGGAGCGCCCTGTTGCGTGCTGAGAGCCGTGCGTACGCGGACATCCTGCTCTGGGCCTTCGACGACACTTTCTTCAACCTAACGCTCAAGGAGATCCATTTTCTGGCCTGGGCCTCCGCCTACTGCCCCGACGTGCGCTTCGTTTTTAAGGGCGACGCCGACGTGTTTGTGCACGTGGGAAACCTGCTGGAGTTCCTGGGGCCAAGGGACCCGGAGCAGGACCTGCTTGCAGGTGACGTGATAGTGCAGGCGCGGCCAATCCGCGTGCGGGCCAGCAAGTACTACATCCCTGAGGCTGTCTACGGCCTGCCCGCCTACCCGGCCTACGCAGGCGGCGGCGGCTTCGTGCTCTCGGGGGCCACGCTGCGCCGCCTGGCCGGTGCCTGCTCGCAGGTTGAGCTTTTCCCCATTGACGACGTCTTTTTGGGCATGTGTCTACAGCGCCTGCGTCTCACGCCTGAGCCTCACCCTGCTTTCCGCACCTTTGGCATCCCTCGACCTTCAGCCGCTCCGCACCTCCGCACCTTCGACCCCTGCTTTTACCGCGAGCtggttgtagtgcacgggctctCGGCTGCTGACATATGGCTTATGTGGCACTTGCTGCACCGGCCGCACGGGCCAGCCTGTGCGCGTCCATGGCCTGTCGCTGCGGGTCCCTTCCAGTGGGGCCCCTAG